The Anabaena sp. PCC 7108 region TCTATCCCTACGGGACACTTCGTGAACGCGTCTTTGCGGTTCATTTAATCCATATTCTTCCAGTGATTAGGGAGTAAGATTGAGAATACCTTCGATAAACCACAGAAACGTATGGGTATCGAGTAGAAGCTTCATGGAGTGTATTCCTCAAAGTCCTCTAATGGCTCATCAAAATCATCTGTCATTCTTACTAACCCCTTAGCACTGCCAAATTTAGGACTTGCCCTTACTGCTGTAATTGGCACAATTTTGAAAGATGATCCATCGTTCCGAGTGATGATAACTTCTTCTCCACCTGCCACTTCTTCAATTAGCTTTGCCAGTTGAGTCTCAGCTTCTTTCAAGTTAATCTGGTGCATTGATGGTTTCCAGCCAAAAAACCGATGTCTTGAATATAGCTTCTTTGTGAGGTCATTGTTCAAGGAGCATTGTTGCTATTACAAAGTTTTTGATGACGTTTAATGGACTCAGCTATTTCATACATTAATGGCTTATCCCGTTCTAAATTGAATGGTGTGGCATTTTTCCAATCATAAAACCATACTGGCTTTCGTCGCTTATCCTCTGGCTCGATCGGATATCTTGGAAAAACATGGGCGTGTAGTGCTGCCTCACTGTTACCTAAAATCTCGTAATTGATGCGAGTAGCACCAGTGACTTCCAGCAGTGCATCTCCCAATAATGTCATGTCTTGCAAGAAGTTTAGACGCTGATCCATTGTTAAAGCATTTAGGTCTGGAACCACAGGATCGGGTAGCAAGAGAGAGTAACCCCGCAAAAACTGCACATCTCCAAGTACTACCCAACCTGATCCAACACGGCAAATTACGGTGGGATTAGTTCCCTGTCGTGCGGCCTCAACTCGATCATGAATGAGAGTGGACATATAAAATTACTAAATAGAAAAGCCTAACAAATATGTCATAATTTGTAACGTATCTTTAAGATTTGCCCTCTGGGAGGCTTTAGCCATGAGCGAACAAGCTGAACAAGCTGAACAAGCTATTGAAACTCCAGTTTTAGATAGGTATGAATGTCGCTCTTGCGGTTACGTTTATGAACCGGAGAAAGGAGACGACAAAAGTGATATTACCGCTGGGACACTGTTTGCAGAACTACCTGCCAGTTGGCGTTGTCCAGTTTGTACTGCTAACAAGGTAGCTTTTGCCAACATTGGTCCTGCGGGTACAGCATCTGGTTTCAAAGAAAATTTAGGTTACGGCTTAGGTGTTAATACGCTGACACCAACCCAAAAGAACATTTTGATCTTCGGTGCTTTAGCCCTTGGTTTCTTGTTCTTTATCAGTCTTTACGGCTTACAATAAGAACCGGTTTTCACAAATACCTTACACAAATTTAGAAAAGACTAAGAAATACTGATGCACTCAATTGTAAAAAAGTGGCAAGGAATTTTTGCCGCGTTAATAGTAGTTATAGCTTGTATAGGTTGTAGCAAAGTTCCCTCTATCAGCTACAATCCCTGGCAAGTTATTAATGTGCCAACAGAGTCGAAACTATTTGATATTGGCTTTACTGGCAATCCCCAACATGGTTATTTAGTTGGTAGTAATGCTACCTTATTAGAAACCAAAGATGGTGGAAATACTTGGCAGCCTCTCAAACTGGAACTAGATGATGAAAGGTATCGCTTTAACTCAGTTAGTTTTACTGGTAATGAAGGCTGGATTGCTGGAGAGCCTTCGTTGCTGCTACATACTACTGATGAAGGTAAATCTTGGTCACGTATTCCCTTAACCGAAAAGTTACCAGGTAGCCCAATTGCGATCACCGCCTTGGCTGAAAATACAGCCGAAATGGCTACTGATGTGGGTGCTATCTATCAAACTACAGATGGTGGTAAAAACTGGAAAGCACAAGTCGAAGCTGCTGTTGGTGTGGTGCGTAACCTAGAGCGATCGCCTGATGGTAAGTATATCGCTGTTTCTGCCAAAGGTAGTTTTTACTCAGTCTGGGAACCAGGACAAGCAGCTTGGGAACCCCATAACCGTCTCAGTTCTCGACGAGTAGAAAATATGGGCTTTGCTGATAATGGCCAGTTATGGTTGTTAGCAAGAGGTGGTCAAGTTCAATTTAGCGACTTGACTAAACCAGATGAATGGCTAGACGTAGAATATCCAGAATTGGCCACCAGCTGGGGTTTACTAGATTTGGCCTATCGCACACCCGATGAAATCTGGATTGGTGGCGGTAGTGGTAATCTGTTACGCAGTACCGACGGCGGCAAAACTTGGGAAAAAGACCGGGAAGTGGAAGGAGTGGCCGCTAATTTTTACAAAATTGTATTTTTTAAGCCAGACCAAGGTTTTATCATTGGCGATCGCGGTATTTTACTCAAATATAACCCCAGTGCAGAACCAGCTGACCAACCAGAGGCTGCTTAGTTACATCCAGGGTTAAGTGATGATACTCTTTTCTGAGAAGAACGTTGCAAGTTGTAACTGTTTCTAAACTTTGTAGGATAATAAACTCAATAGTAGTTTTCGTGAAGGTAGTGATTTAAATGGCAGGTACCACTGGAGAGCGTCCGTTTTCGGACATTATTACCAGCATTCGTTACTGGGTAATTCACAGCATCACCATTCCAGCTTTATTTGTGGCTGGCTGGCTATTTGTCAGCACCGGACTGGCTTATGATGTGTTTGGCACACCCCGTCCTAATGAGTATTTCACACAGGTGCGTCAAGAAGTGCCAATTGTGAAAAACCGTTTTGAAGCTAAAAAGCAAGTAGAAACATTTATCGGAAAGTAATTTGAAATCATGACTAGCGGCAATAACATCAATCAACCAGTTACCTATCCAATTTTTACGGTTAGATGGCTTGCAGTTCACACTTTAGGTGTACCAACTGTCTTCTTTTTGGGCGCGATCGCCGCAATGCAGTTTATTCAACGCTAGGAGTAATTTATGGAAAGATCACCAAATCCTAATCAACAACCAGTTGAATTAAACCGTACCTCTCTGTACCTAGGACTACTCTTGGTTTTTGTGCTAGGGATTCTGTTCTCCAGTTACTTCTTTAACTAACTGGAACCGTCATTGCTAATTTCTGTTGATTTGTTCTTAAGAGAGGAGAAAACCATGTCTGGAAGTGGAAGAATTCCCCTGTGGGTCGTCGCTACGGTCGCAGGCTTAGGTGTAATTACTGTTGTAGGTATTTTCTTTTATGGAGCCTACGCTGGAATCGGTTCTTCGTTGTAATGATAAGCTGATCCGAATTTTTGTTTAAAAAACATCAAAAACCGCCTATCTCAATGAGAACGGCGGTTTTTTAACTAAAAGTTGAGACAGGGTGCAGGAAGAAGAAAAAAGAAAGCAGGAAGAAAAAAGAAGAAATACTCTCCGTGTCTCCCCATCCCCGCGTCTCCGCGTCTTCCCATCTCCGCGTCTCCGCGTCTCCCCATCTCCCTGTCTCCCCAATCATGAGTCCCTAATTAGGCGATATCTTCGCTTTCAATGTATGAAAATAGAAATGCGAAAATGACTGCTGGTAAAACTAGACCAGTCAGAGGTACGAAAATGGAAGGTAAAAATGAAGAATAGGCCAAAATAGAGGGCAGAAGTGAACCTGACATAGTAAAAGTCCTTTTAAGTCACACTACAATTCAAAACGAGCTTACTGTAAAATTCTGCCTATTTTTGCAAATTCTCAAGATTTTTAACACAGACCTTTACATACCCAGCAGTTCATCTGGTTCCAGACTCGGTAAATCAGGAGGAATCACAGTTTTGACTACTGTAACTTTGCGACTTTCCTGTTGTGTAGTCAAATCGAGAGCGATCGCTTCCACACGGATTTCCACACAGCCTAAAGGTACAACTAAGTGAGTTACTGCTTCCCAATTTCCCCAGGAGGTAGGTCGCAAGTCTTTGAGTAGATGCGGCCCGTCTAGCAACCCACGAGTTTGGTAATCTTCAACCCATAACTTCACCGCCACCCCTGACCATATCTCAGACAGTTCTAAACGCACTTTCACCGACTTTCCAGCCAGCAATTCACCATTGGGCAGAAAGAGTTGGGGTGTTGGTAAAAATGCCAGTACAGGACTAAATATATCTACTAGTGGTTGTTCTTGTTGTTCAGGAGACTGATTGTTGTTTTTATTTGTCAGTGGTCTATAAATATCATCGAGATCATCGAGAACGATTTCTTGGGATAACAAAGTAGTATTGGTTTGGAGCGTGCTAGGAAGTAGTATTTGTCCTGCTTCTAGTTGTGATTCACCAGCATCTAAAGAAGGATTTTCTGCAAAATTATCTATATCTAGCTCCTCAACTGCCGAATTTTCTCCATTCAGAGTTAAAGGCTGCTCCTGATTTGACTCATGAGTATGATTATCTTCATCTACTAACTCGATACCTGCTGGTAACAATAATCCTTGATTCTGCATCCACTTTTTAATTAGGGGAGATAAATCTGGGGTATTTGTGGTGATGGATTCTTCACCCTCCAGAGTCGGAACTTGAGTAACAGGATTTTCTGTTAATTCGAGATTAGGTACATCTGCAAATGCGATCGCTTCATTGATATTGTTAGCATCTCCTAGGAGTTGAGATTCATCTGGAATCTGAGATCCTAAGGCATCCAGAGGGTTAATTTTGACTTCTTCTTCTCTAACTGGGACTACTTTTAACCGTTTTAAGTAGGGTAAAGTAGTTTTTGTCTGTTTAATCACCAACTTTTCCAGATCAATTGGAGCTATCTGCCGAGCTATTTTCACAGTTCCTGTTAATGTCAGTGATTCTGCCACTACAGCATCAGTAGCAATGGCATCTTTTTGACTTCCAGGCAGCTTGGGGAGTTGCGGTGAAAGCCTATCCAAAAAAACTATAGGTTTAATTCGCGGTGGTAAAGATTTGTTGCGGGATGGTTTTAAGATATGAAACTGGGCTAGTTTTGGCTTTTTGCCCAAATTAAACAGTTCTAAACTGATACTGACAAGTGGTTCCTGCTTTGTGGCATCTACTTGGGTAGGTGGCACATTGCTGTCAGTTGATAAGTCTGGTGTAATTGATTTTTTGCTGCTAACTGTCAGTAATTCTGTGACATCTGCTGTAATTGTCAAAGCATTGCTGGCTAAGAGTATGACTTCACCACCATTTGTAACTGCGCCATATAAATTAATATCTGCCAAAATCAACTTTGATTCGGACTCAGTGGGAATATCAATTACAGTACTAAATCTCAAAGGCAAGGTTTTAGCTGTGAGAGGCTGCTTGACTTGAGTTAAAATTTGTGACTCTAGGGGCGATCGCAGTTCAATGACTAGTTGCAGCTGATCGAGGCTTATAGTAGATAATATTTCATCTTCCAGATTCCCCATTTCTGCCAATTCCACTTCTCCATTTACTGTTATGGGCTTTCCCCAACAAGTAATGTAAGTATCCCGTTCTAAAGATAGTTTCAATAGCGGGTGTGGTGATATTGGTCTAAAATCCTCAAATAGTTGTTTTTCATCTAAGGATTCCGAGGTAGGTAAAGCCAAATCTATTAAGCTTTGTAAAATCTGTTCCGCTGTCTCGCCTTTAACCCAAACTGGGCTAACAGGCTGGTTAATAATTATATCTTCTTCAGTTTCCGTGAAAACATCCTGAATATCTAAATTCTCATGTGGAGTAATCCCAGATTCCTCTTCGGCATCTAATTGCTTGTCAAACTGATCAACAATACCGGGGGTTGGTTGGCCACTAAGTTCTTGGGGTAAGACTTTAATCGTCAGCGTATATTGCCAGGATTCACCTAGCATATGCGTCATCAAGTCACCAGAACATCGTAACTCCCAAATTCCGGGTTTGAGATCAATAAAGGGAATGACAGCCATTAATCCATCTGCATTTGTGCGACGCAAACGCTTAAAAATTCTCCGTTTGGGGAGAACTTCCTGGATTGACGAGTGAGTTACCCGCACTTCTACATCTGTATTGCTAAGATGAGAACGAGCCAAAACTCTATACTTACCTGCCAAAATTTTTAGAGTTGGCGATTCCAGGGTTTGCCAAGTGCGATCGCCCTGTTTCTGTATCAGAAATTGCCAGTGTTCCATTGTGAGTAATGCCCAAGCCGAATAGCCACCGATTAATATTTTGCATTAACTTGCTTGCCAGTTTAACTCAGGAATACGTAATTGCATCACTTATCTTGGCTCAATACATCTACACTGTGTCTGAATCCGACTCAGTTCTAAAAAATCTTACCTGTTCCCTGTTCCCTACTGCAAATCAAATCGGATTGCTATAGTATTGGTATTAGGTATCAGATATTGATCAAGATATCAATCTAAATAGTGAAAAATCTGACAATTTATAATTTTTATTTGATTTATTATTAACCAGTTTAAGTTGATGACAACTCTAATTTAATTATGCCTAGTTCCCAAAATTTTTCCACATCTTTAAATTTTCAAGGAGATTACCCCTGTCCTGTTTGTCGCATTGGTAAAATTTATCATATGTCATTAATGGAGGCTATGTCTTGTGACTTTTGCCAAGAAATTTTTACCGTAAATTTAGAACTACAACAAATTAAAATGCCTTCTAGAGAACCACCTTTAGTTTGGCGGTGGAATGGTTTTAAATGGACAGAAGCCCAGTTAGAAGGTGTAGAATTGGGTTGGGGTTATGTCTTGGCCGCAATTGGTTTTATATTTTTTCCTACTACATTAATTGCCATCGGCGCTTATCATTTTCCACCAGCACCTCATGATCCTCTTAGCTGGATACCATCTATCTGGACAGTACTCACTTTTTTATTACATTTAGCAATAATAGTTTGGATTTTAATTGAAATTTATCAAATCCCAATTATGGCGTATTTTCGAGCTATAAATCGCTGGAGAAATGAATTAACAAGGTGAATATTAAATAACACAAAATTGTATCCTTTTCAGGAAGGGGACTTAAAGCCACAATCTGACTTGCTGTCAGCATAGTAACATAAGCTACGGGCATATCTACGCCTTTGCTGCTATCCTTATGTAAGGGTATTAAACTGATATTATAGGTCTGTAGCAATATTAGAT contains the following coding sequences:
- a CDS encoding type II toxin-antitoxin system Phd/YefM family antitoxin, with amino-acid sequence MHQINLKEAETQLAKLIEEVAGGEEVIITRNDGSSFKIVPITAVRASPKFGSAKGLVRMTDDFDEPLEDFEEYTP
- a CDS encoding HIT family protein, with translation MSTLIHDRVEAARQGTNPTVICRVGSGWVVLGDVQFLRGYSLLLPDPVVPDLNALTMDQRLNFLQDMTLLGDALLEVTGATRINYEILGNSEAALHAHVFPRYPIEPEDKRRKPVWFYDWKNATPFNLERDKPLMYEIAESIKRHQKLCNSNNAP
- a CDS encoding rubredoxin; the encoded protein is MSEQAEQAEQAIETPVLDRYECRSCGYVYEPEKGDDKSDITAGTLFAELPASWRCPVCTANKVAFANIGPAGTASGFKENLGYGLGVNTLTPTQKNILIFGALALGFLFFISLYGLQ
- a CDS encoding photosynthesis system II assembly factor Ycf48; this encodes MHSIVKKWQGIFAALIVVIACIGCSKVPSISYNPWQVINVPTESKLFDIGFTGNPQHGYLVGSNATLLETKDGGNTWQPLKLELDDERYRFNSVSFTGNEGWIAGEPSLLLHTTDEGKSWSRIPLTEKLPGSPIAITALAENTAEMATDVGAIYQTTDGGKNWKAQVEAAVGVVRNLERSPDGKYIAVSAKGSFYSVWEPGQAAWEPHNRLSSRRVENMGFADNGQLWLLARGGQVQFSDLTKPDEWLDVEYPELATSWGLLDLAYRTPDEIWIGGGSGNLLRSTDGGKTWEKDREVEGVAANFYKIVFFKPDQGFIIGDRGILLKYNPSAEPADQPEAA
- the psbE gene encoding cytochrome b559 subunit alpha → MAGTTGERPFSDIITSIRYWVIHSITIPALFVAGWLFVSTGLAYDVFGTPRPNEYFTQVRQEVPIVKNRFEAKKQVETFIGK
- the psbF gene encoding cytochrome b559 subunit beta; translation: MTSGNNINQPVTYPIFTVRWLAVHTLGVPTVFFLGAIAAMQFIQR
- a CDS encoding photosystem II reaction center protein L — protein: MERSPNPNQQPVELNRTSLYLGLLLVFVLGILFSSYFFN
- a CDS encoding photosystem II reaction center protein J — its product is MSGSGRIPLWVVATVAGLGVITVVGIFFYGAYAGIGSSL
- the psaI gene encoding photosystem I reaction center subunit VIII yields the protein MSGSLLPSILAYSSFLPSIFVPLTGLVLPAVIFAFLFSYIESEDIA